DNA from Cydia pomonella isolate Wapato2018A chromosome 14, ilCydPomo1, whole genome shotgun sequence:
tatttcacctcattttcaatgaaaattatCCAATAGCGTCCCTTTTATATGTGTACGATAATTTGTGAAGCCCCCTCCGGACTATgtgcgtgaatcgcggcgcgacttcgcggagcgaacataccgcgacgttgacgtagactccacactcgcacaacttcacggcgatttcgcagtatGGTTCGctgcaagatggcgccgaagcattagctgatcggatttagtttgcgacaaggcactgattcaaactgggaactgtcaaattgattttggttgatcaagttcgcacccaatataatcaagtagccgccatagaaggtttaacagattaaccgactcgtgagcgaatcgcggcgcgaagcgattgcgagtgtgggccaaataccgacaaaaaacggggaataaggcgcaaaggcgtgaacaatctgcgaaatcgacgcgagggccatccacactcgcgttcgcgcctcgattcgcgcacgagtgtggagggcccttaagGGTTGGTACGATAATCCACCTGGGcgcacctggcaacactgatgGCAACACTGTCACTgtcagttgtttttttttttggcgggAACTCAAAAAAGAAACTTGTAAAAATTTTCACTCcaagttttaaaattgttaaataattgtaaaagtTAGTTTAATTTGTTCATATTTGTGTTAAGTTTCTACATAGTTACTGCAACTAGTTGTTAGTGATGACTGGTAACGAGGGGGGCGGGGATAACCCGCCCACCTCCCACAAACGCCCCAAAGCCGGCGGCGATGGAGTCCAGGACGATGGCAGCGGCGGTGAGCGATCTAATAATGAACAATACATTCCGTACTTTAAGCCTGGTTACAAAAGACTATTTCCGGAAAACTCGACTACAACTGATTTTAAAGTGTTTGTGGAACACACTGACTTAAAGGACAGACTGGGATATAAAAGCCCAATTTATTTAAACCATATATTTACCACTAGTATAAAAGGTGTCACATCTATTCAGCGTGTAAATGCGAATAAAATCGCAGTAGTCTTCAAACGACACAACACAGCGAATAACTTTCTTAACAATTCTGCGTTTCTAGAACAACATAAAATGAAGGCATACATAAGCGCAACGCAAATTGAAAAAACTGGCATGATAAGGTTTGTTCCGGCAAACATTTCGAACAAAGATCTATACAGGAAACTGAGTTCCGTTTATGAAATTATATCTGTACGACGCTTCACCAGGAAAGTAGGAGAAGACCGCGTTCCACTATAAACAGTTAGTGTTACATTCTTATCGAATGTACTGCCAGATAATGTGCAGtatgatttattttgatatagaGTATTTGAATATATCCCACCTCTGCAGcaatgttttaaatgttttaagtttaatCACTCTGCTCGAGTATGCAATGGCAAGCAAAGATGTTCTATTTATTCAGGTGAACACTTTTACAAAGAATGTAACACACCAAATGAGATATCCTGTATTAATTGCAGTGGTCCTCATCTGGCTATATCTAAAGAATGTCCAATTAAGATTAAAAAACtaatagaaaagaaaaacaaaataacttacgCAAGCCTTGCACAAACTAAAATTCCTGAAAGCGAATATCCCTCCTTGCCATTGTCCAAACAACAAAATAAGCCATTCCAAAAACCTGtacaatttgtaaataaaaatgtaaataacaaACCTGCTTCACAGGTTATAAATCAGGTCCAGCCTATGGACCTTAAAGCCCAGATCCTCGGTGATAAAGATGTACTAATGGCCCTGGTACAAACACTGATAGAGCTGGGCAACAATCCTGATTCTGTGCCGATCAATACAGCATCCATAAAAGATAGgctaattaaaaatttatcCTAATAATGGATTCAGGTTCCTCTGGAAAATCTCAGTTACGTATTGCGCAGTTTAATATTCAAAGTGCGAATGGTAAAAAgcctttattaattaattttttgcaaaaaatgaATATTGATGTATGTTTACTCAATGAAACTTGGTTTAAAgaacatcataattttaaaattcctGGTTATAATCTTCACTACAGATTGTCTAAAAATCCTCACAATGGTGTAGCAATATTAATTAAACCGCACCTGaaatataatactttaaatacaattttttatgaaGACATACAAACTATAGCAGTTTCTATATCTACCGAACGCGGTAATTTAACTGTTCTATGCGTCTACTGTCCTCCCTCTACAGGACACATTAGATTAAAGAGGCTGCGCAATATTATCAGAGACCTCCCTAAACCTATATTTATTGGCGGAGATTTTAACGCTCATCATATTGCATTTGGATGCTTATCGACAAAGGGTCGTGGTAAAGATCTATACGATGTTATTGATGAATGTGAATTGTGTATCTTAAATGATGGTAGGTTTACTACAGTGAACCGTCCTAGAACAAACCCTTCAGCCATTGACGTCAGTCTTACTAGTGATTCCTTGGCACCTCTTTGTGAATGGTCTGTACATGACGATTGTATGGGAAGTTACCATTACCCTACTATAACCGTAACAGCATTAATCACTGAAAAGTATCAATTTTGTTGGAAAGTCAATGGCACACTTTATTAATTGACATGCTCGTATAGAGATGTCTTTAGAATATTTTGGCTCTGGCAACTTGTGCGctgtcattcttttttttttgctatcacGGATCGACCGGTAAATATCTCATTAGATTTTACTCTCGATATTATAAGTTATTTACttaatgttaatgtccttaTTGACGACTTTACATTTGTGCATTTTGGAAATACACGGAGTGTTAAAGGACGACGTTGTTTTAGTTCACTATCGCACCACTTCCTCCTGCTGCGTATGCACCCAGTGACGGGCTCTGCTTAACAGGTTAAGATGCCCAGCATACCACGAGAAAAGGAGAAATCGTGATCCATCTAGTAAGTGGCTGTCGATCGAGTGGCAAAACCTTCAAAATATAATCTCTTACGTCGTCCTACAACGTTAAttctacatatttttgacataaattgCCACGATGGCTGTAAATGCCACTAATGTCGTCATGGGCACTCCCGTCATCGAGAAGCTGGACGGGAACAACTATCTAACGTGGAAGTTCGCATTGAAGATGATTTTGATCACGGAAGGATTGTGGGACACAATAGACAGGGAGTCGGACGAGGCTTTGACGGGCACAGATGCCGCGCGCGACCAGCGCGCTTTGGCACGTGTCTGTCTCAACATAAAACCGGCTTTATTTCAATACGTTCGGACTGCGACAACAGCTAAAGAAGCGTGAAAAAACTTGTCGGACATATTTGAGGACAAAGGGCTGTATCGGCGAGTGTTACTTTTAAGACAACTACACAGGGTAGATTTCACTGAGCATGCAGACATGGCTACATATATTGAACATGTAATGTCCCTAGTTCACCAACTCGCTGACATCGGCAGGGTGGTCGAAGATAAAGAAGTGGCCGAAATCTTATTGAGTGGCCTTCCGGCAGACTATGACACATTGGTGAGCAACCTAGAAACGTATTGTATATCTTCTGAAGAGCTGAAAAGCGACCTGGTGCGTACTCGTCTTCTTCAAGAGGCGCAAAGGAAGTCTGCGAATAACGGGAGCTCGACAACAGCATACATTACAAGCAAGATTAAGTGTACATACTGTCACCGAGTCGGTCACATCAAGCCCAagtgttttaaatataagaaaGATAGGAAACAAAGGGATTCTTCCAAGTCTGCCACCGCCACTGCAGCTTTCTTCGCCCAGGACCGGACAGATGTCTTCTTGGACTCAGGAGCGTCTTCTCACCTTTCTAATGATCCAAACTTGCTCAGCAATATAAGGGATACAAAGAAGCAATCCATAAGTTTGGCTAACAGCGAGACAATGTCAAGTTCCAAAACTGGAGATCTTAGTGTTGCTTTAAATGGACAGGTGAGAACCTTTAAAAATGTCATGTTAGTTCCCAACTTATCCGCAAATTTACTTTCTGTGTCTAAATTATGTAAAGATGGTCattctgttttatttaataatgatgGGTGTTTTGTTTATGATAGGGGTCATAGTCTCAATAAAGCACCTAGCGACTATATGGCTATAGCTAACTGTGTTAATGGAATCTATAAACTCTCTGGGGATGTGTCTAGGGCTGAGGGATATAATCCTAACAGGAAGCACTCTTTGGACCTGCAACCCAGGCAGGTCGCACCGAGCGCTGCAGTTGCCGTCTCTACCCCGTCTGTGATGGACATGTGGCATTTTAGACTTGGTCACCTGCACTCAGCTGGGATGTGTAAGTTGAGGGATGCATGTGGTGTGTTGTTTCAGGATAAAAACCTCAAGAACTGTGAAGCATGCATTAAGGGGAAGCTTTCGGCCGAGCCTTTCCCTAAGGCTAGTAACAGTACAACAACGCAACCACTACAGCTGGTGCACACTGACGTCTGCGGACCAATGCCTGAGACGAGCCATGGAGGAGGAAAATATCTGCTCACCTTCACGGATGACTACAGCCGGAAGAGTTTTGCCTACATAATGAAGAACAAATCACAGGTATTTGattgttttaaacattttaaagctATGGTAGAAAAAGAAAAGAGTTTGCCTATCCTTTGCCTTCGTAGTGATAATGGTGGAGAGTTTACTAGTTCTAAATTTacacaatatttaaaagaa
Protein-coding regions in this window:
- the LOC133525334 gene encoding uncharacterized protein LOC133525334, translating into MATYIEHVMSLVHQLADIGRVVEDKEVAEILLSGLPADYDTLVSNLETYCISSEELKSDLVRTRLLQEAQRKSANNGSSTTAYITSKIKCTYCHRVGHIKPKCFKYKKDRKQRDSSKSATATAAFFAQDRTDVFLDSGASSHLSNDPNLLSNIRDTKKQSISLANSETMSSSKTGDLSVALNGQDKNLKNCEACIKGKLSAEPFPKASNSTTTQPLQLVHTDVCGPMPETSHGGGKYLLTFTDDYSRKSFAYIMKNKSQVFDCFKHFKAMVEKEKSLPILCLRSDNGGEFTSSKFTQYLKEHGIIHQTTIPYCSAQNGVAEMLKIV